In Candidatus Kaistella beijingensis, a genomic segment contains:
- a CDS encoding ATP-dependent DNA ligase has translation MKTFAQLITSLESTNKTNAKIDAMVHYLQTAPENDKLWFLALFTGKRPKRPVNTNLLKLWALEITQLPEWLFLESYSSVGDLGETLSLILPPPVNEIDKSLSQWMSELIDLKDKTEEEKRIYVIESWNGLNYTERFIFNKLIGGSFRIGVSKKLLINALSKYSEIDSSQLMHSIMGKWNVEETNFEDLISGTNINPDNSKPYPFCLAYPIEKEIHELGNPEDWQAEYKWDGIRGQLIKRNNEIFLWSRGEELVTPQFPELVSALEKMEGDFVLDGEILAVVDNQVLNFNELQKRLNRKTITAKMLKEIPVKSFVYDILEFNGEDLREKPLSERRAILEKLINENPHENIKLSEIIQYKNWEELTEIRSNSRENNSEGLMLKQKNSHYHSGRKKGDWWKWKVDALTIDAVLIYAQKGSGRRSGYYTDYTFAVKKEDQLVTIAKAYSGLTDKEIMEVSKFVTKNSLEKFGPVRTVKPELVFEIAFEGIGYSNRHKSGVALRFPRIVRWRRDKKVDEIDDIEEVKKLIR, from the coding sequence ATGAAAACCTTCGCCCAACTCATAACCTCTTTGGAAAGCACCAACAAAACCAACGCAAAAATCGATGCGATGGTTCATTACCTACAAACCGCTCCCGAAAATGACAAACTTTGGTTTCTTGCATTGTTCACCGGAAAACGTCCGAAAAGACCTGTCAATACAAATCTTTTAAAATTATGGGCTTTAGAAATTACCCAACTTCCGGAATGGCTTTTTTTGGAAAGTTATTCTTCAGTCGGTGATTTGGGAGAAACTTTATCGCTTATTTTGCCACCTCCAGTAAATGAAATCGACAAGTCACTTTCACAATGGATGTCGGAATTGATTGATTTAAAAGACAAAACCGAAGAAGAGAAAAGGATATATGTGATCGAAAGTTGGAACGGTTTAAATTACACTGAACGATTTATTTTCAACAAGTTAATTGGCGGAAGTTTTCGAATTGGAGTTTCCAAAAAATTGTTAATCAATGCTTTGTCGAAATATTCTGAAATTGATTCAAGTCAGTTGATGCACAGCATTATGGGAAAATGGAATGTGGAAGAAACGAATTTTGAGGATTTAATTTCCGGAACCAATATCAATCCAGACAATTCAAAACCTTACCCGTTTTGTCTCGCTTATCCGATCGAGAAAGAAATTCACGAACTCGGAAATCCCGAAGATTGGCAAGCGGAATACAAGTGGGACGGAATTCGCGGACAATTAATCAAACGAAACAATGAAATTTTTCTTTGGTCGCGAGGAGAAGAATTGGTCACACCGCAATTTCCCGAACTCGTTTCTGCTTTAGAAAAGATGGAAGGTGACTTTGTTTTGGATGGCGAAATTTTAGCAGTAGTTGACAATCAGGTTTTGAATTTTAACGAGCTTCAAAAACGTTTAAACCGAAAAACAATCACCGCAAAAATGTTGAAGGAAATTCCGGTTAAATCCTTTGTTTACGATATTTTGGAGTTTAATGGCGAAGATTTGCGGGAAAAACCATTATCGGAAAGAAGAGCAATACTTGAAAAACTCATCAATGAAAATCCTCACGAAAACATCAAACTTTCTGAAATAATACAATATAAAAATTGGGAAGAATTAACCGAAATTCGTTCCAATTCAAGAGAAAACAACAGCGAAGGTTTGATGCTGAAACAGAAAAATTCCCACTATCATTCCGGAAGAAAAAAAGGCGATTGGTGGAAATGGAAAGTCGATGCTTTAACGATTGACGCCGTTTTGATTTACGCCCAAAAAGGAAGCGGAAGAAGAAGCGGTTATTACACCGATTATACTTTCGCCGTGAAAAAAGAGGATCAATTGGTCACGATTGCAAAAGCGTATTCCGGGTTAACCGACAAAGAAATTATGGAAGTCAGCAAGTTTGTTACAAAGAATTCATTAGAAAAATTCGGACCTGTCCGAACCGTAAAACCAGAATTGGTTTTCGAAATAGCATTTGAAGGAATTGGTTATAGCAATCGCCATAAAAGTGGTGTTGCATTGCGTTTTCCAAGAATTGTTCGTTGGCGACGCGATAAAAAAGTAGATGAAATTGACGATATTGAAGAGGTGAAAAAACTCATTAGATAA
- a CDS encoding ligase-associated DNA damage response DEXH box helicase, producing the protein MPEKFQSSEGYKIVQKWLNEKDFVPFGFQMETWEKFGKNYSGMVIAPTGFGKTFSVFLAVIIDFLNHPENYKDGLKLLWITPLRALAKDIAKAMTEAIDEIGLDWNVAVRNGDTPQSERVSQTKKMPEILIITPESLQLLLAQKNNQRFFKSLKCVAVDEWHELLGSKRGVLVELALSQILSYQKNIKIWGITATIGNLDEAMEVLIPYKIKKTKVVAKEKKKIDILPVFPDEVEILPWAGHLGGKLVDKVVPIILESKTTLVFTNTRSQAEMWYQMLLKEYPDFAGQIAIHHSSIDRELRIWIEENLSSGYLKAAISTSSLDLGVDFKPVDTVIQIGSSKGVARFLQRAGRSGHSPFETSKIYFVPTHSLELIEVSALKEAVKQKVIEPRIPQVMTFDVLVQFLMTLAVGDGFEEKKLFKQIKNTFAFREISEEEWMSLLQFITIGGGALKNYQEYHKVVIENGIYKVTNRRIAMLHRMNVGVIVSDAMMKVKFVSGGYIGMIEEYFITRLKPEDKFILAGRVLEISHIKEMTVYVRNAKGKAQIPSYLGGRLPLTSYLSQFLRLKLSDSLQAKSFEKELKFLHPLLVNQEENSHIPKDDEFLVEMIETRDGHHLFMYPFEGRLIHEVMSALIAFRISKITPISFSMAMNDYGFELLSSQEIPINQENLKKILSKENLIQDVLSSVNATEMARRKFRDIAVISGMVVQNYPGLQKNNKSLQASSGLIFNVLEDYNPENLLLKQAYTEVFNQQIDEHRLMEAFKRIENSKIILKFANAFTPLSFPIKVDSLRQSLSSEDLDARILRLQNESMKKNKKR; encoded by the coding sequence ATGCCCGAAAAATTCCAATCTTCCGAAGGCTACAAAATCGTTCAAAAATGGTTGAACGAAAAAGATTTCGTGCCTTTCGGATTTCAAATGGAAACTTGGGAGAAATTTGGGAAAAATTACAGCGGAATGGTCATCGCACCGACTGGATTTGGAAAAACATTCTCTGTTTTTTTAGCGGTGATCATTGACTTTCTAAATCATCCGGAAAATTATAAAGACGGTTTAAAGTTACTGTGGATTACGCCGCTTCGTGCATTGGCAAAAGACATCGCAAAAGCAATGACAGAAGCCATCGACGAAATAGGTCTCGATTGGAACGTAGCCGTTCGAAACGGAGATACGCCACAATCGGAAAGGGTTTCACAGACCAAAAAAATGCCCGAAATTTTAATCATCACGCCCGAAAGTTTGCAACTTCTTTTGGCTCAAAAAAATAATCAAAGATTTTTCAAAAGTCTAAAATGTGTTGCGGTTGACGAGTGGCATGAACTTTTAGGCTCGAAACGCGGTGTTTTGGTGGAGTTGGCTTTGTCGCAAATTTTATCGTATCAAAAAAATATCAAAATTTGGGGAATCACCGCAACCATCGGTAATCTCGATGAAGCAATGGAAGTTTTGATTCCCTACAAAATCAAAAAAACAAAAGTCGTTGCCAAAGAAAAAAAGAAAATCGACATTCTTCCGGTTTTTCCTGACGAGGTTGAAATTCTTCCTTGGGCAGGACATCTAGGCGGAAAACTCGTCGATAAAGTGGTTCCCATTATTTTGGAAAGCAAAACGACTTTGGTTTTCACGAACACTCGAAGTCAGGCGGAAATGTGGTATCAAATGCTGTTGAAAGAATATCCCGATTTTGCAGGTCAAATCGCGATTCATCACAGTTCCATCGATCGAGAATTGAGAATTTGGATCGAGGAAAATTTAAGTTCGGGTTATTTGAAAGCGGCGATTTCAACTTCCTCATTGGATTTGGGAGTCGATTTCAAACCAGTTGATACCGTCATTCAAATCGGTTCCAGCAAAGGTGTCGCGCGATTTTTACAACGAGCGGGAAGAAGCGGACATTCCCCATTTGAAACTTCGAAAATTTATTTTGTTCCCACTCATTCCTTAGAATTAATCGAGGTTTCCGCCTTGAAAGAAGCCGTGAAACAAAAAGTCATCGAGCCAAGAATTCCGCAAGTGATGACTTTCGATGTGTTGGTTCAGTTTCTCATGACTTTGGCGGTTGGAGATGGTTTTGAGGAGAAAAAATTATTTAAGCAAATCAAAAACACTTTCGCTTTCCGAGAAATTTCGGAAGAAGAATGGATGAGTTTATTACAGTTTATCACAATTGGAGGCGGCGCACTGAAAAATTATCAGGAATATCATAAAGTCGTCATCGAAAACGGAATTTATAAAGTCACGAACCGCAGAATTGCCATGCTTCATCGGATGAACGTCGGCGTTATTGTAAGCGATGCGATGATGAAGGTAAAATTCGTTAGCGGCGGTTACATCGGAATGATTGAGGAATATTTCATCACTCGCTTAAAACCTGAAGACAAATTTATTTTGGCGGGGAGAGTTTTGGAAATTTCCCACATCAAAGAAATGACGGTTTATGTGAGAAATGCAAAAGGTAAAGCGCAAATTCCGAGTTATTTGGGAGGACGATTGCCTTTGACCTCTTATTTGAGTCAGTTTTTGCGATTGAAATTATCTGATTCTTTGCAGGCGAAATCTTTTGAAAAAGAGTTGAAATTTCTGCATCCGCTTTTGGTAAATCAAGAGGAAAATTCACATATTCCGAAAGATGACGAGTTTTTGGTGGAAATGATTGAAACCCGCGATGGACACCACCTTTTCATGTATCCGTTTGAGGGGAGATTAATCCATGAAGTCATGTCGGCTTTAATTGCTTTTAGGATTTCTAAAATTACGCCGATTTCGTTTTCCATGGCGATGAACGATTACGGTTTTGAATTGTTGAGTTCGCAGGAAATTCCCATCAATCAAGAGAATTTGAAGAAAATCCTTTCCAAGGAAAACCTGATTCAAGATGTTTTGAGCAGTGTAAACGCAACCGAAATGGCGCGACGGAAATTTCGGGATATCGCCGTCATTTCAGGAATGGTGGTTCAGAATTATCCCGGTTTGCAAAAAAACAATAAAAGTTTGCAGGCAAGTTCGGGTTTGATTTTCAATGTTTTGGAAGATTACAATCCTGAAAATTTATTGCTGAAGCAAGCCTATACCGAAGTTTTCAACCAACAAATCGACGAACACCGTTTGATGGAAGCGTTTAAAAGAATCGAGAATTCTAAAATTATTCTGAAATTTGCGAATGCGTTCACACCGTTAAGTTTCCCGATAAAAGTCGATAGCCTAAGACAAAGTTTGTCGAGCGAAGATTTAGACGCAAGAATTTTGCGGTTGCAAAATGAGTCGATGAAAAAAAACAAAAAACGATAA
- the pdeM gene encoding ligase-associated DNA damage response endonuclease PdeM, whose translation MIQTLSKNIQNETLMFTNQKAIFWEREKTVIISDLHVGKSAHFRKSGIAVSSEILLDDLKVLENLIEYFQAEKLIIVGDLFHAGMNSDLNIFCEWRNKYSSLKIILVKGNHDRIQAKFYEENCIEIVEDLIDIEPFTFIHEPNNHSEKFSISGHIHPGIILYGKAKQAIKLPCFAISENQIILPAFSKFTGLYTKPLHQNFKFIAFTKGTIFEV comes from the coding sequence ATGATTCAAACCCTTTCAAAAAATATCCAAAACGAAACCTTGATGTTCACCAACCAAAAAGCCATCTTTTGGGAACGTGAAAAAACCGTAATTATCAGCGATTTGCACGTCGGAAAATCTGCGCATTTTAGAAAAAGTGGAATTGCTGTTTCTTCCGAAATTCTTCTGGATGATTTGAAGGTTTTGGAAAATCTAATTGAGTATTTTCAAGCCGAAAAACTCATTATTGTTGGCGATTTATTTCATGCGGGAATGAACAGCGACCTCAACATTTTCTGCGAATGGCGAAACAAATATTCTTCTTTAAAAATTATTTTGGTTAAAGGAAATCACGACCGAATTCAAGCCAAATTTTACGAAGAAAATTGTATTGAGATTGTTGAAGATTTAATAGATATTGAACCGTTTACTTTTATTCACGAACCCAATAATCATTCCGAAAAATTCTCTATTTCTGGTCATATTCATCCTGGAATTATTCTTTATGGAAAAGCGAAACAGGCGATAAAACTTCCTTGTTTTGCGATTTCCGAAAATCAAATTATTTTGCCCGCGTTCAGCAAATTTACCGGGCTTTACACCAAACCGCTTCATCAAAATTTCAAATTTATTGCATTTACAAAAGGCACTATTTTTGAAGTTTAG
- a CDS encoding lipocalin family protein: MKNFTKIAVPVALGILGLFIFNSCSVGIPKGAKAIQNFDSKKYLGKWYEIARFDYRFERNMNNVTATYSLKDNGNIKVDNKGFDYVKNEWKESIGEAKFVNEPTEARLKVSFFKPIWAGYNVIDLDENYKYALVAGNNLDYLWILSREKTIPESFKQRFLEKAKKIGYKTENLIWVKHD, encoded by the coding sequence ATGAAAAACTTCACAAAAATTGCAGTTCCCGTTGCTCTGGGGATTTTAGGTCTGTTTATTTTCAATTCATGTTCGGTCGGAATTCCGAAAGGTGCAAAAGCGATTCAGAATTTCGATTCCAAAAAGTATCTCGGAAAATGGTATGAAATCGCCCGTTTCGATTATCGTTTTGAGAGAAATATGAACAACGTCACGGCGACTTATTCCCTAAAAGATAACGGAAATATTAAGGTGGACAACAAAGGATTTGATTACGTAAAAAACGAATGGAAAGAAAGTATCGGCGAGGCGAAATTCGTAAATGAACCGACAGAAGCTCGTTTGAAGGTTTCTTTTTTCAAACCAATTTGGGCGGGTTACAACGTGATCGATTTGGACGAAAATTATAAATACGCTTTGGTTGCAGGAAACAATTTGGATTATTTGTGGATTCTTTCCCGTGAAAAAACAATCCCTGAAAGTTTTAAACAAAGATTTTTGGAAAAAGCAAAAAAAATCGGCTACAAAACGGAAAACCTCATTTGGGTAAAACATGATTAG